tacacaccactatctataaaacagataactaataaggagaTTATAtgtaaaaagaatcttaaaaaaaagtggatatatgtataagtgattcactttgctgtacagcagaaattaacattgtaagtcaactgtaccCCAATAAAAGCTAATTTCaaaaaatgtcagtagtgctaAGAAACCCTATCCTATATGCAGACCATGTCTGCAGCTTGCTTATCTATAACATCTACAcattatatataactatatatagtgGATTATTCACATCAGCAGTAGTAGATCCACCTCATTCTTTGTGGCTGCATAATAATCCACTGTTTGCttcatcatttttttatttaGATGCTTGTACTctttttgctattacaaacacGTATACTGCAAGGAGTATTCTTTTCGTACTTTTGCCCTTGATTCATGAGGTCAAGGCATAAATTGATGGAAGTGACATGGATGAATCAGAAGGTTCGTTAACATTTTAAATGACCTGATTTCAAGTTTCCGGGGCACAGTCCATTGGGAGAGTGGGTCTGGAGATCTGGCTTCTAAACATGGCTGGGGTCCCCAAAAATCTGGTGGAAAAGCTCCTATTTGTTCTCATCTATAGACAAGGGTGTCCTGACTGCCCATCTCTCCACAGGACCAGGTGTCCCCCACCTGAACGACGAGCCAGGTCCTGAGTGATGCCCCTGAGCTGAGTGCCCACGGCCCCACCCTTCCCCATGGAGAAAGGACTCTCTTTGCCCCAGGACTGCCGACATTTTCTGCACAGCCTGAGAATGAGGAGCAAATATGCCCTTTTCCTGgcttttgtggtggtggtttttgtcttcattgaaaaggaaaataaaatcatatcaAGGTGAGGGATGCAAGCACAAGTCTTCCTTATccaggtgggatggggcgggggggAGCAGAGATGTGGCTGTAGGGCTCTCTCTGTGGACCAACAAAGGCAGTCCTTCAGCCAGGCATCACCAAGCCCCTCCTGTGCCCAGGCAGGTCATGCCCACGTCCTCATGACCGCACAGCAGTGAGACTTGGGCTCTGGACTCAGGCATCCTGAGTTGGAATCCTGATTCTggccccctctttttttttttttttggccacagcatGCAGCTTTCAGgatcgtagttccctgaccagggatggaacgcatgccccctgcagtggaagcatggagtcctaactgctggatcaccagggaattcccatggtTCTAGCCCTTTCTAGTTGTGACAGCTTAgataaattatttcacttttctgCCTTAAGTTCCTCTTCTAAAATGTAGCTAACGATGCGGCCGGctttgttgtaaagattaaataagaaaatgtaaaagCATTTAGCCCAGTGTCTAACACATAGTTGGTATCCTGTGCTTACTGgccattgctattattattagttAACTTCCTGGCCTAGGAActaggatgctgctaaacatcctacaatgtatAGGACAGCCTATTTCCTCACACGAACAGCATATTTCCTATACTTCCAATATTCCTGTATTTCCAACGTCATGGATGAGGGatttcctgggtggtccagtgattaagactctgtactcccagtgcaggggctctggggttccactcctggtcggggaactagatccgtcatgctgcaactaaagatccacatgcctcagctaagacctggcataacCAAATAAAGTCATGGATGACTGTGAGGCAGGGTTCTGGGACAGATACTCTGGTCAGCAGGGCTGCCATGTTCAGCTGCCCAGGTTGTGTACTGCTCAACTCCAGGGGTGTGCACTCTCATAGGCTACATGGAGGATGCATAGAGTTGGCAGTGTACCACTGTGTGCAGTGGCCCTGTTAGTGAGCCTGCCATACATAGAAAGATTTATAGACCTTCTCTCCTAGGCACAACCCTTGCACAAAAGCATCAACCAAGATGGGCAGATTAGGAATTCAGCTGTATAGGAGGCATTATGCTGGTGCCCTACCTGGGTTCCTCAGCATGGACTATTCCAGTCTGTGCCTACTGGGTCCTGTTGCAAGCCCCTGCAACTCTCCACCTGCACACTGGCAAGCCAGAAGTCCTGAGGAGTAAATACCTCTGGAAGAATCCCTCAGCCAAGGCCACCTGGGAGTTTCACATCCCCTGGTTGAGGGAATCCTGAGGTGTGTTCTGTCTACACTGCCTCCTGGGGTTCCCCTGGCAGAGCAATTTGGGCCACAGTGATTTTCCTCCTCGTCTCAAGTCCCTACCCATTCCCCCTGTGATCATGTCCCAAATAAACTACTTACACTCAAACCCTTGCCTCAAAGTCAGCTTCTGGGTGGTCATCCTGGGACGCTCCTTAGGGTGCACAGGGGATAGAGTCCCCAGTCAGTCACTGATCATAGTATCCCTTTGCTCTCACAGGGTCTCAGACAAGCTGAAGCAGATCCCCCAATCCCTGGTAGATGCCAATAGCACCGACCCAGCCCTGGTCTTGGCCGAGAACGCATCCCTCCTGTCCCTGAGTGAGCTGGATTCGGCCTTCCTGCAGCTGCAGAGGCGCCTGCGAAACCTCAGCCTGCAGCTGGGCATGGAGCCAGCagaggaggccgaggaggagcAGAGGCTGGAGGCGGAAGAGGAGTGGGAGCAGCTGGAACCCCGCCCGCCCGCCGAGGCCCCGCCCCGGCGCCACGTGCTCCTCATGGCCACAACTCGCACGGGTTCCTCGTTTGTGGGCGAGTTCTTCAATCAGCAGGGCAATATCTTCTACCTCTTCGAGCCGCTGTGGCACATCGAGCGCACGGTGTCCTTCGAGCAGGGTGGTGCCAACGCCGCGGGCTCGGCCCTGGTCTACCGCGACGTGCTCAAGCAGCTCTTCCTGTGCGACCTCTACATCCTGGAGCACTTCATCATCCCGGCGCCCGAGGACCACCTGACCCAGTTCGTATTCCGCCGGGGCTCCAGTCACTCCCTCTGCGAGGAACCCGTCTGCACACCCCTCGTCAGGAAGGTCTTCGAGAAGTATCCCTGCAAGAACCGCCGCTGTGGCCCCCTCAACATGACGCTGGCCGCTGAAGCCTGCCGCCGCAAGGAGCACATGGCCATCAAGGCCGTCCGCATCAGGCAGCTGGAGTTCCTGCAGCCGCTGGCCGAGGACCCCCGTCTCGACCTGCGCGTCATCCAGCTGGTGCGCGACCCCCGCGCTGTGCTGGCCTCCCGCATGGTGGCCTTCGCGGACAAGTACGAGACCTGGAAGAAGTGGTTGGCCAAGGGACAGGACCAGCTGAGGGAGGAGGAGGTGCTGCGGCTTAAGGGCAACTGTGAGAGCATCCGCCTATCCGCCGAGCTGGGCCTGAGGCAGCCGGCTTGGCTGCGGGGTCGCTACATGCTGGTGCGCTACGAGGACGTGGCCCTCCGGCCGCTACAGAAGGCCCAGGAGATGTATCGCTTTGCAGGCATCCCCCTAACCCCGCAGGTGGAGGACTGGATCCAGAAGAACACCCAGGCGGCGCACGACGGCATCTACTCCACGCAGAAGAACTCCTCGGAACAGTTTGAAAAATGGCGCTTCAGCATGCCCTTCAAGCTGGCGCAGGTGGTGCAGGCCGCCTGCGGCCCTGCCATGCGCCTCTTCGGCTACAAGCCGGTGCAGGATGCCGCCTCTCTTTCCAACCGCTCCGTCAGCCTGCTGGAGGAGCGCGGCACCTTCTGGGTTACGTAGGGGGCCTGGGGTGCCAGCACCCCTGCTGCTGAAAGTCCCGCTCTGCCTGCCTCACCCAGGCCCGCGGGGAGCCTGCGGCGCCGCCGCAGGGCGTGGGCTGGAAGACGCACCGGGCGTAAGCCGCGCCTGCGCTGTAGAAGTAGGCCCCCAGCCAGCTCGCTTCCCCTGCAGCTGTGGGCCCGGGGCTTCCCGCTGAGAACAGGACGGTGGCCGGCCCTTTTGAGGGCTGTCAAACCCAGACCTAAGGGACTGTCGTCTCCTGAGCAGACCCAGGCAGGCCCGGGCCTGTTCAcaattctttctctcctctccctctttctctgtctctctcacatacacacacacacacacacacacacacacacacacacacacacacagaaacatacaTGAAACACACATAGATGGCCTGTAGACCTAGTGGGCAAGGGTCtacaaatatttaacaatatttgTAACCCCCGGAAGGGGTTCCGGCATGAACTAATCACAGTCAGACCCCCTGCTTTACTCAGTGTGAACCTTTAAGTTTCTGAATTTTTTCATAATCCAGTGTAGCATCTGAGTGGGTCACTGGGGAGAGGTGAAATCAGCTCTATATAGAGctacaaaatatacatataaagacACATACCTACATTCACACcccacacacagaaaaacagaaatacatgcccatatacatacagaaaaacaGCTTTTCTGAGTTATTGGAGGATGAGGGAGggacttcccacgtggcactagtggtaaagaacccacctaccttCCCTCTTAGcgcagtctgtaaagaatctgcctgcaatgcaggagacctggcttcaaatcctgggtggggaagatcccctggagaaggaaatggcaatccactccagtatccttgcctggaaaatcccatggacagaggagcctggcgggctacagtccacagggtcgcaagagtcagacacgacttagcgactaaactgccaccaccgccaatgcaggagatataagagatttTGGTTGgatcccttggtctggaagattcccctggaggagggcatgacaacccactccagtattcttgcctggagaatcccatggacaaaggggcctggcaaGCaaaagtccatgggttgcaaagaatcagacaggacaaGTGAATTAGCTTGCAGCATGCAGGAGGATGGGGGAGTGGTATATGGTCATGAACCATGACCCTATGCCCCATGTAAGTCTGAGGCTGGATGATGGGTACAGAACTGCTAAGTGCATGGCCTCTGTCCACCTTAGATTCTCATGGCTACTTCGCTCATGTCCTTGCTGCTAATAGGCAGCATGTTTTAAATTGGCGTGTCTGATCCCCATGTGATGGCAGCCTGAAGGCCCCATCCCAGCTCGATTGACTCCCCAAGAGCATGTCCGTGTTTGAAAGCTGCTT
Above is a genomic segment from Dama dama isolate Ldn47 chromosome 15, ASM3311817v1, whole genome shotgun sequence containing:
- the CHST3 gene encoding carbohydrate sulfotransferase 3; protein product: MEKGLSLPQDCRHFLHSLRMRSKYALFLAFVVVVFVFIEKENKIISRVSDKLKQIPQSLVDANSTDPALVLAENASLLSLSELDSAFLQLQRRLRNLSLQLGMEPAEEAEEEQRLEAEEEWEQLEPRPPAEAPPRRHVLLMATTRTGSSFVGEFFNQQGNIFYLFEPLWHIERTVSFEQGGANAAGSALVYRDVLKQLFLCDLYILEHFIIPAPEDHLTQFVFRRGSSHSLCEEPVCTPLVRKVFEKYPCKNRRCGPLNMTLAAEACRRKEHMAIKAVRIRQLEFLQPLAEDPRLDLRVIQLVRDPRAVLASRMVAFADKYETWKKWLAKGQDQLREEEVLRLKGNCESIRLSAELGLRQPAWLRGRYMLVRYEDVALRPLQKAQEMYRFAGIPLTPQVEDWIQKNTQAAHDGIYSTQKNSSEQFEKWRFSMPFKLAQVVQAACGPAMRLFGYKPVQDAASLSNRSVSLLEERGTFWVT